A region from the Nocardia terpenica genome encodes:
- the infB gene encoding translation initiation factor IF-2 yields the protein MAGKARVHELAKELGVTSKELLATLKEQGEFVKSASSTVEAPVARRLRESFAAKSAPNGSSKSAKPGHNQARPSAKPASGATPGPRPGPRNPAPSPAQPRPAAPVESAPAARTETPAATPAPAARPAPGPKPGAPRPAAPTPAAAQQQPAPAPQQQDNHRQQESHQRPAPGAPRPGGQHKGGAPTHQGPRPGGSGPKPGPKTPRVGNNPFSSAPERPAPRPQPGPRPGPSQGGPRPTPGGQRPTPGGQRPTPGGQRPAAAQGGGPRPGGPRPSPGSMPPRPNPGAMPQRAARPGPSAGGRPGRPGGAPGGGGRPGGGGGGNYRGGGGGAGAGAGAPAAGGGGFRGRPGGGGGRPGGGGGRGGAAGAFGRPGGAPRRGRKSKRQKRQEYDSMQAPSVGGVRLPRGNGEIIRLARGASLSDFAEKINANPASLVQVLFNLGEMVTATQSVNDEIFELLGGEMNYVVHVVSPEDEDRELLESFDLTYGEDEGDEEDLQVRPPVVTVMGHVDHGKTRLLDTIRKANVREGEAGGITQHIGAYQVAVAVGDDERLITFIDTPGHEAFTAMRARGAKATDIAILVVAADDGVMPQTTEAINHAQAADVPIVVAVNKIDKEGANPQKVRQQLTEYGLVAEEYGGDTMFVDISARQGTNIDQLLEAVVLTADAALDLRANPDQDAQGVAIEAHLDRGRGPVATVLVQRGTLRVGDSVVAGDAYGRVRRMVDEHGVDVEEALPSRPVQVIGFTSVPGAGDNLLVVDEDRIARQIADRRSARKRNALAARSRKRISLEDLDAALKETSELNLIIKGDNSGTVEALEQSLLDIQVDDEVRLRVISRGVGGVTETDVNLASASGAIIIGFNVRAEGKASELANREGVDIRYYSVIYQAIDEVEKALKGMLKPIYEEVELGRAEIRAIFRSSKFGNIAGCMITSGSVKRNAKARLLRDNVVISETTIQSLRREKDDATEVREGFECGITLSYNDIKEGDIIEAYELREKPRD from the coding sequence GTGGCAGGCAAGGCCCGCGTGCACGAGTTGGCGAAAGAACTCGGTGTCACGAGCAAGGAACTACTCGCAACGCTGAAGGAGCAGGGCGAGTTCGTGAAGTCGGCATCGTCGACGGTGGAGGCCCCCGTCGCACGCCGACTGCGAGAGTCGTTCGCGGCGAAGTCCGCGCCGAACGGCTCGTCCAAATCCGCGAAGCCCGGTCACAACCAGGCACGCCCGTCGGCGAAGCCCGCGTCCGGTGCGACGCCCGGCCCGCGCCCGGGTCCGCGTAACCCCGCGCCGTCCCCGGCGCAGCCGCGCCCCGCGGCCCCGGTCGAGTCGGCCCCCGCCGCCCGCACCGAGACCCCGGCCGCGACGCCCGCCCCGGCGGCTCGTCCCGCCCCGGGCCCGAAACCCGGCGCCCCGCGCCCGGCCGCGCCGACCCCGGCCGCCGCGCAGCAGCAGCCCGCGCCCGCGCCGCAGCAGCAGGACAACCACCGTCAGCAGGAGAGCCACCAGCGGCCGGCTCCGGGCGCCCCGCGTCCCGGTGGCCAGCACAAGGGCGGCGCTCCCACGCATCAGGGCCCGCGTCCGGGCGGGTCCGGCCCGAAGCCGGGTCCGAAGACCCCGCGCGTCGGCAACAACCCCTTCAGCTCCGCGCCCGAGCGTCCCGCGCCGCGGCCGCAGCCGGGCCCGCGCCCGGGTCCGTCCCAGGGCGGCCCGCGTCCCACCCCGGGCGGGCAGCGCCCGACTCCGGGTGGACAGCGTCCGACCCCGGGCGGGCAGCGTCCGGCGGCCGCCCAGGGTGGCGGCCCGCGTCCGGGTGGTCCGCGGCCGAGCCCCGGCTCGATGCCCCCGCGGCCGAACCCGGGTGCCATGCCGCAGCGCGCGGCGCGTCCGGGCCCGTCGGCGGGTGGCCGTCCGGGCCGTCCGGGTGGCGCGCCCGGCGGCGGCGGTCGTCCCGGTGGCGGCGGCGGTGGTAACTACCGCGGCGGTGGCGGCGGTGCCGGCGCCGGTGCGGGCGCTCCCGCGGCCGGTGGCGGTGGCTTCCGGGGTCGTCCCGGTGGCGGCGGTGGCCGTCCGGGTGGCGGCGGCGGTCGCGGCGGTGCCGCGGGTGCCTTCGGCCGTCCCGGTGGCGCGCCCCGCAGGGGCCGCAAGTCCAAGCGGCAGAAGCGGCAAGAGTACGACTCGATGCAGGCTCCGTCGGTCGGCGGCGTGCGGCTGCCGCGCGGCAACGGCGAGATCATCCGTCTCGCCCGGGGCGCCTCGCTGTCCGACTTCGCCGAGAAGATCAACGCCAATCCGGCCTCGCTGGTGCAGGTGCTGTTCAACCTCGGTGAGATGGTCACCGCGACCCAGTCGGTGAACGACGAGATCTTCGAGCTGCTCGGCGGCGAGATGAACTACGTCGTGCACGTGGTCTCGCCCGAGGACGAGGACCGCGAGCTGCTGGAGAGCTTCGACCTCACCTACGGCGAGGACGAGGGCGACGAGGAGGACCTGCAGGTCCGCCCGCCGGTGGTGACCGTCATGGGCCACGTCGACCACGGCAAGACCCGACTGCTGGACACCATCCGCAAGGCCAACGTCCGCGAGGGCGAGGCCGGCGGCATCACCCAGCACATCGGCGCCTACCAGGTGGCCGTGGCGGTGGGCGACGACGAGCGGCTCATCACCTTCATCGACACCCCGGGTCACGAGGCGTTCACCGCCATGCGTGCCCGCGGTGCCAAGGCCACCGACATCGCGATCCTCGTGGTCGCCGCCGACGACGGCGTCATGCCGCAGACGACGGAGGCCATCAACCACGCGCAGGCCGCGGACGTGCCGATCGTGGTGGCGGTCAACAAGATTGACAAGGAAGGCGCGAACCCGCAGAAGGTGCGCCAGCAGCTGACCGAGTACGGGCTGGTCGCCGAGGAGTACGGCGGCGACACCATGTTCGTCGACATCTCGGCGCGGCAGGGCACCAATATCGACCAGCTGCTCGAGGCCGTGGTGCTGACCGCGGACGCGGCGCTGGACCTGCGGGCCAACCCGGACCAGGACGCGCAGGGTGTCGCCATCGAGGCGCACCTGGACCGCGGCCGCGGCCCGGTGGCCACCGTGCTGGTGCAGCGCGGCACGCTGCGGGTCGGCGACTCGGTCGTGGCCGGCGACGCCTACGGCCGCGTGCGCCGCATGGTCGACGAGCACGGCGTGGACGTCGAGGAGGCGCTGCCGTCGCGTCCGGTCCAGGTGATCGGTTTCACCTCGGTGCCCGGCGCCGGTGACAACCTGCTCGTCGTCGACGAGGACCGCATCGCCCGCCAGATCGCGGACCGGCGCAGCGCGCGCAAGCGCAACGCGCTGGCGGCCCGCAGCCGCAAGCGGATCAGCCTCGAGGATCTGGATGCCGCTCTGAAGGAGACCTCGGAGCTGAACCTGATCATCAAGGGCGACAACTCCGGTACGGTCGAGGCCCTCGAGCAGTCGCTGCTCGATATCCAGGTCGACGACGAGGTGCGCCTGCGGGTGATCAGCCGCGGTGTCGGTGGCGTCACCGAGACCGACGTCAACCTGGCGTCGGCGTCGGGCGCGATCATCATCGGGTTCAACGTCCGTGCGGAGGGCAAGGCCAGCGAGCTGGCCAACCGCGAGGGCGTCGACATCCGGTACTACTCGGTGATCTACCAGGCGATCGACGAGGTCGAGAAGGCCCTCAAGGGCATGCTCAAGCCGATCTACGAGGAGGTCGAGCTGGGCCGGGCGGAGATCCGGGCCATCTTCCGGTCCTCGAAGTTCGGCAATATCGCCGGCTGCATGATCACCTCCGGGTCGGTCAAGCGCAACGCCAAGGCGCGGCTGCTCCGCGACAACGTGGTGATCTCCGAGACCACCATCCAGTCGCTGCGCCGCGAGAAGGACGACGCCACCGAGGTCCGCGAGGGCTTCGAATGCGGTATTACCTTGAGTTACAACGACATCAAGGAAGGCGACATCATCGAGGCCTACGAGCTTCGCGAGAAGCCGCGGGACTGA
- a CDS encoding DHH family phosphoesterase, translating to MTAVTPTADLAAAVEVLDAARSVTVLCHVQPDADTVGSGLALAQVLHRRGVPVWVSFAEPAELPASMRSLPGVEHLVPPAAVPQRVDVLVAVDCGSAGRLGALADRIAGAATTLVLDHHRSNTRFGTVNVIDDTAESTTSLLARVFDAWGEPIDRDIAYCLFAGLVTDTGSFRWAGPGTHRLADRLLSTGIDGAGITRTLMDTHPFGWLPMLSRVLSTARLVPEAAGGAGLVYAFVCRADIDGLRSEEVESVIDVVRTTAEAGVAAVFKESRVVAGLWTVSLRSRDSAVGLDDGVDVAHVATRLGGGGHRYAAGYTTKGAPDALVAALLDELGRL from the coding sequence ATGACAGCAGTAACGCCGACGGCGGACCTCGCCGCGGCCGTCGAGGTTCTGGACGCCGCGCGCTCGGTGACCGTGCTGTGCCATGTGCAGCCCGACGCCGACACCGTCGGTAGCGGCTTGGCGCTGGCCCAGGTGCTGCATCGGCGCGGGGTGCCGGTGTGGGTGTCGTTCGCCGAACCGGCCGAGCTGCCGGCGTCGATGCGGTCGCTGCCCGGCGTCGAGCATCTGGTGCCGCCCGCGGCGGTGCCGCAGCGCGTCGATGTGCTGGTGGCCGTGGACTGCGGCAGCGCCGGTCGGCTCGGCGCGCTCGCCGATCGGATCGCGGGCGCCGCGACGACGCTGGTGCTCGACCATCACCGCTCCAACACCCGGTTCGGCACGGTGAACGTCATCGACGATACCGCCGAGTCGACCACCAGCCTGCTGGCCCGGGTGTTCGACGCGTGGGGCGAGCCGATCGACCGCGACATCGCGTACTGCCTGTTCGCGGGGCTGGTCACCGACACCGGGTCGTTCCGGTGGGCCGGGCCCGGCACCCATCGGCTGGCCGATCGGCTGCTGTCCACCGGCATCGACGGCGCGGGCATCACCCGCACGCTCATGGACACCCATCCGTTCGGCTGGCTGCCCATGCTGTCGCGGGTGCTGTCCACGGCCCGACTGGTGCCCGAGGCCGCGGGCGGCGCCGGGCTGGTGTACGCGTTCGTGTGCCGCGCCGATATCGACGGGCTGCGCTCGGAGGAGGTGGAGAGCGTCATCGACGTCGTCCGCACCACCGCCGAGGCCGGAGTCGCGGCGGTGTTCAAGGAGTCCCGCGTCGTCGCCGGTCTGTGGACCGTGTCGCTGCGCTCGCGCGACAGCGCGGTCGGCCTGGACGACGGCGTGGATGTCGCGCATGTCGCCACCCGGCTCGGCGGCGGCGGGCATCGGTACGCGGCCGGGTATACGACCAAGGGCGCTCCCGATGCCCTCGTCGCGGCGCTGCTGGACGAATTGGGCCGTCTGTAG
- a CDS encoding DUF503 domain-containing protein, translated as MFVGALEFDILLGDVHSLKQKRSVVRPVLAELQRFGVCATEGGEQDLYRRAMLGVAMVSSGMSHLTEVLDRCERHVAARPELQLLAVRRRIFGPED; from the coding sequence TTGTTCGTCGGCGCGCTGGAATTCGACATTCTGCTCGGCGATGTGCATTCGCTGAAGCAGAAGCGCTCCGTGGTCCGGCCCGTCCTGGCCGAGTTGCAGCGCTTCGGCGTGTGCGCGACCGAGGGCGGAGAGCAGGACCTCTATCGCCGCGCGATGCTGGGTGTCGCCATGGTCAGCTCCGGGATGAGTCATCTCACCGAGGTGCTGGACAGATGTGAACGCCACGTCGCGGCCCGTCCGGAGTTACAGTTGCTGGCAGTGCGCCGCCGGATCTTCGGACCCGAAGACTGA
- the rbfA gene encoding 30S ribosome-binding factor RbfA, translated as MVDQARARRLAKRIVSIVGTAIEHEIKDPRLRFVTITDAKVTGDLREATVYYTVMGENLRTEPDYAAAAAGLEKAKGVLRSTVGAATGIKFTPTLAFVLDTVPDAARQMEELLAKARAADERVAQVASGATHAGDADPYKTDRDEDD; from the coding sequence ATGGTGGATCAGGCCAGGGCACGCCGACTCGCGAAGCGGATCGTCTCCATCGTCGGTACGGCGATCGAGCACGAGATCAAGGATCCGCGGCTGCGTTTCGTGACGATCACCGATGCCAAGGTGACCGGTGATCTGCGGGAGGCGACCGTCTACTACACGGTGATGGGCGAAAACCTGCGCACCGAACCCGATTACGCGGCCGCGGCCGCCGGGCTGGAGAAGGCCAAGGGCGTGCTGCGCTCGACGGTCGGCGCCGCCACCGGGATCAAGTTCACGCCGACGCTGGCGTTCGTCCTCGACACCGTGCCGGATGCGGCGCGGCAGATGGAGGAGTTGCTGGCGAAGGCCCGCGCGGCCGACGAGCGCGTCGCTCAGGTCGCGTCCGGCGCCACCCATGCCGGTGACGCCGACCCGTACAAAACCGACCGGGACGAGGACGACTGA
- a CDS encoding metallophosphoesterase family protein, which yields MTPRLMAVSDVHVGHQGNKPVVEQIRAGSPEDWLILAGDVGERSDEIRWALETLRRRFAKVIWVPGNHELWTTAKDPVQMHGAARYDYLVSMCRDLDVLTPEDPFPVWEGAGAEEFGGAVTLAPMFVLYDYTWRPEGTYTKAEALALARERNVVATDEFLLSSEPYLTRDAWCHARVQYTQRRLDALAAGTPIVMINHFPTVREPTRILFYPEFSLWCGTDLTADWHTRYNVVCSVYGHLHVPRTTYYDGVRFEEVSLGYPREWKRRGLPDPLLRQILPTPTYGPGELNQWGGHFKVTPEMEAAASELRRQADQRRGLA from the coding sequence GTGACTCCGAGGTTGATGGCGGTGAGCGACGTGCATGTCGGTCACCAGGGGAACAAGCCGGTCGTGGAACAGATCCGGGCGGGCTCGCCGGAGGACTGGCTCATTCTCGCCGGGGATGTGGGGGAGCGCAGCGACGAGATCCGCTGGGCGCTCGAGACCCTGCGGCGGCGGTTCGCGAAGGTCATCTGGGTGCCGGGTAACCACGAACTGTGGACCACCGCAAAGGATCCCGTGCAGATGCACGGCGCGGCCCGCTACGACTACCTGGTGTCGATGTGCCGGGATCTGGACGTGCTCACGCCCGAGGACCCGTTCCCGGTGTGGGAGGGCGCCGGCGCCGAGGAGTTCGGCGGGGCCGTGACGCTGGCGCCGATGTTCGTGCTCTACGACTACACCTGGCGTCCCGAGGGCACCTACACCAAGGCCGAGGCGCTGGCCCTGGCCCGCGAGCGCAATGTGGTGGCCACCGACGAGTTCCTGCTGTCGTCCGAGCCGTATCTGACCCGCGACGCCTGGTGTCACGCGCGCGTGCAGTACACCCAGCGTCGGCTGGACGCGCTGGCCGCCGGGACGCCGATCGTCATGATCAATCACTTCCCGACCGTCCGCGAACCCACCCGGATCCTGTTCTATCCGGAGTTCTCGCTGTGGTGCGGCACCGACCTCACCGCCGACTGGCACACCCGCTACAACGTGGTGTGCTCGGTGTACGGGCACCTGCACGTGCCGCGGACCACCTACTACGACGGCGTCCGGTTCGAGGAGGTGTCGCTGGGGTATCCACGCGAGTGGAAGCGGCGCGGCCTCCCCGATCCGCTGCTCCGCCAGATCCTGCCCACCCCGACCTACGGTCCGGGCGAGCTGAACCAGTGGGGCGGGCATTTCAAGGTCACCCCCGAGATGGAGGCGGCGGCGTCGGAGCTGCGCCGCCAAGCCGATCAGCGCCGCGGGCTGGCCTGA
- a CDS encoding ferritin-like domain-containing protein: MSTDQQALTDALNAEYTAVFAYGVIAAYASAERNKIVAEYLASHRARRDATIDALKSLGAPVPAPAAAYNTPFPVNDPIPAAKLAVTVESDTAATWRSVVERCDSPALRSTGVDALTECAVRLANWQAILGTNPATASFPGKA; encoded by the coding sequence GTGAGCACCGATCAGCAGGCGCTCACCGATGCGCTGAATGCCGAATACACCGCGGTCTTCGCCTACGGCGTGATCGCCGCCTACGCCTCCGCCGAACGCAACAAGATCGTCGCCGAGTATCTGGCGTCGCACCGCGCCCGCCGCGACGCGACCATCGACGCCCTGAAGTCGCTCGGCGCACCCGTTCCCGCCCCCGCCGCGGCCTACAACACCCCGTTCCCGGTGAACGACCCCATCCCCGCCGCCAAGCTCGCGGTCACGGTCGAATCGGATACGGCGGCAACGTGGCGCTCGGTCGTGGAACGCTGCGACTCCCCCGCCCTCCGCAGCACCGGAGTCGACGCGCTGACCGAATGCGCTGTGCGCCTGGCCAACTGGCAGGCCATCCTGGGCACCAATCCGGCCACGGCCTCGTTCCCCGGCAAGGCGTGA
- a CDS encoding MATE family efflux transporter gives MTADAVTGTATEGDDPASAGPWRILAIAVPTLGVLVAEPIYLLFDMAVVGRLGALALAGLAVGGLILSQVGTQLTFLSYGTTARSSRRHGAGDRTGAVAEGVQASWIAVGAGVLIVVVLQVFAGPVARVLAGGPDIADEALRWIRIALFGVPLILLTLAGNGWLRGVQQTRRPLAYVIAGLAVSAILCPVLVHGLLGAPRMELAGSAVANLVGQVVSAALFLNALIRQGVSLAPDPTAIRAQLVLGRDLIVRSAAFQVCALSAGAVAARFGAASVGAHQLVLQLWYFVALTLDALAIAAQTLVGATLGAGDAPGAQRLARRVTVWSTLFSVLLALVFAAGVGVIPALFTGDPQVLDRMHAVWWFFVLLFPTGGVVFALDGVLLGAGDAAYLRNITMGSALLGFLPLIWLSLAFGWGIAGIWSGLAAFMVLRLVGVGARALSGRWARVGAEVPRGVG, from the coding sequence ATGACGGCGGATGCTGTGACGGGAACGGCGACCGAGGGGGACGATCCCGCGTCCGCGGGGCCGTGGCGGATATTGGCGATTGCCGTACCCACGCTGGGAGTGCTTGTCGCGGAACCGATCTACCTGCTGTTCGATATGGCCGTCGTGGGGCGGCTGGGGGCCTTGGCATTGGCCGGGCTGGCGGTCGGCGGGTTGATTCTCAGCCAGGTCGGTACCCAGCTCACCTTTCTCAGCTACGGCACCACCGCGCGGTCGTCGCGGCGGCACGGTGCGGGCGATCGGACGGGCGCGGTTGCCGAAGGGGTGCAGGCGAGTTGGATCGCCGTCGGCGCGGGGGTGCTGATAGTCGTTGTGCTGCAAGTCTTCGCGGGCCCGGTCGCGCGGGTGCTCGCGGGCGGTCCCGATATCGCGGACGAGGCGCTGCGCTGGATCCGGATCGCGCTTTTCGGGGTGCCGCTCATTCTGCTCACCCTGGCGGGCAACGGCTGGCTGCGCGGCGTGCAGCAGACCCGGCGTCCGCTGGCGTACGTGATTGCGGGCCTGGCCGTTTCGGCGATCCTGTGCCCGGTGCTGGTGCACGGGCTGCTCGGTGCGCCGCGCATGGAACTGGCCGGATCGGCCGTCGCGAATCTGGTCGGGCAGGTGGTGTCGGCGGCGCTGTTCCTGAACGCGCTCATCCGGCAAGGGGTTTCGCTGGCGCCCGATCCCACCGCGATCCGCGCGCAGCTGGTGCTCGGCCGCGATCTGATCGTGCGCAGCGCCGCCTTCCAGGTGTGCGCGCTGTCCGCCGGTGCGGTGGCCGCGCGGTTCGGGGCCGCGTCGGTGGGCGCCCATCAACTGGTCCTGCAGCTGTGGTACTTCGTCGCGCTGACCTTGGACGCGCTGGCGATCGCGGCCCAGACGCTCGTCGGGGCCACCCTCGGCGCGGGCGACGCGCCGGGCGCCCAGCGGCTGGCGCGGCGGGTCACGGTCTGGTCGACGCTGTTCTCCGTCCTGCTGGCACTCGTGTTCGCCGCCGGGGTGGGGGTGATCCCGGCGCTGTTCACCGGCGACCCGCAGGTGCTCGACCGGATGCACGCCGTCTGGTGGTTCTTCGTCCTGCTGTTCCCCACCGGCGGCGTGGTCTTCGCCCTCGACGGTGTGCTGCTCGGCGCGGGCGACGCGGCCTATCTGCGCAATATCACCATGGGCTCGGCCCTGCTCGGCTTCCTGCCGCTGATCTGGCTGTCGCTGGCCTTCGGCTGGGGCATCGCCGGTATATGGTCGGGGCTGGCCGCGTTCATGGTGCTGCGGCTGGTCGGCGTCGGCGCCCGCGCCCTGTCGGGACGCTGGGCCCGTGTGGGCGCGGAGGTGCCGCGCGGCGTCGGCTGA
- the rimP gene encoding ribosome maturation factor RimP yields MPMPTEERVSQLVAGLVERRGFDLEGVAIVAVGRAQTRVTVTVDSDAGVDLDAVAELSSDLSQTLDDAGDFGETPYLLEVTTPGVDRPLTTPRHWRRAQGRKVRVALRSGAPTPDDSSRFEARVGPVTDTEVALVLGGKRKPHRVTVALADIEKAVVQVEFSPPGAAEMELAGGVVPGRPEPGAADAAEPDGVVPNPVIASTEGIVE; encoded by the coding sequence ATGCCCATGCCGACCGAGGAAAGGGTGAGCCAGCTCGTTGCTGGGCTCGTCGAGCGCCGAGGATTCGACCTCGAGGGCGTAGCGATCGTGGCTGTCGGTCGGGCGCAGACTCGGGTGACGGTGACCGTGGACAGCGACGCCGGCGTCGATCTGGACGCGGTCGCGGAGTTGAGCTCGGACCTGTCGCAGACCCTCGACGATGCCGGTGACTTCGGTGAAACTCCCTACCTGCTGGAGGTCACCACGCCCGGCGTCGATCGCCCCCTGACCACACCCCGGCACTGGCGTCGCGCCCAGGGCCGTAAGGTGCGCGTCGCCCTGCGCTCCGGCGCACCCACTCCGGACGACTCGAGCAGATTCGAGGCCCGCGTCGGACCTGTCACCGACACCGAGGTGGCGCTGGTCCTCGGCGGGAAGCGAAAACCGCACCGGGTCACCGTTGCGCTGGCCGACATCGAGAAGGCCGTCGTCCAGGTGGAATTCTCGCCACCGGGCGCGGCGGAGATGGAGCTCGCGGGAGGTGTGGTCCCGGGTCGTCCCGAACCAGGCGCCGCCGATGCCGCAGAACCGGATGGAGTGGTACCCAACCCAGTAATTGCTTCGACCGAAGGGATCGTGGAATGA
- the nusA gene encoding transcription termination factor NusA: MNIEIEALRAIVADKGISMETVISAIESALLTAYRHTDGHEPNARIDINQKTGVVRVMARELDADGNVVSEWDDTPEGFGRIAATTARQVVLQRLRDAENEKSFGEFSTHEGDIVGGVVQRDARMNARGTVVVRIGSEANGAEGLIPPAEQVPGESYEHGERIKCYVVGVSRGPRGPQITLSRTHPNLVRRLFALEVPEIADGSVEIVAVAREAGHRSKIAVRTNVPGVNAKGACIGPMGQRVRNVMSELAGEKIDIIDYAEDPATFVGNALSPSKVVSVTIVDPEARAARVVVPDFQLSLAIGKEGQNARLAARLTGWRIDIRSDASPDVAGSMRTEAHRG, from the coding sequence ATGAACATCGAAATCGAAGCCCTGCGCGCGATCGTCGCGGACAAGGGGATCTCGATGGAGACGGTGATCTCCGCGATCGAGTCCGCGTTGCTCACCGCGTATCGGCACACCGACGGGCACGAGCCCAACGCGCGCATCGATATCAATCAGAAGACCGGCGTCGTGCGGGTGATGGCCCGCGAGCTCGACGCCGACGGCAACGTCGTGTCCGAATGGGACGACACGCCAGAGGGTTTCGGCCGCATCGCCGCCACCACCGCCCGCCAGGTCGTGCTGCAGCGGCTGCGGGACGCGGAGAACGAGAAATCCTTCGGCGAATTCTCCACCCACGAAGGCGATATCGTCGGCGGTGTCGTCCAGCGCGATGCCCGGATGAACGCCCGGGGCACCGTGGTGGTCCGCATCGGCAGCGAGGCCAACGGCGCCGAGGGCCTGATCCCGCCCGCCGAGCAGGTGCCGGGGGAGAGCTACGAGCACGGCGAGCGCATCAAGTGCTATGTGGTCGGGGTGTCGCGCGGCCCGCGCGGCCCGCAGATCACCCTCTCGCGCACGCACCCGAATCTGGTGCGGCGGCTGTTCGCCCTCGAGGTGCCCGAGATCGCCGACGGCTCCGTGGAAATCGTCGCGGTGGCCCGCGAGGCCGGACACCGTTCCAAGATCGCCGTGCGGACCAATGTGCCGGGCGTGAACGCCAAGGGCGCGTGCATCGGCCCGATGGGCCAGCGCGTGCGCAACGTGATGAGCGAGCTGGCGGGCGAGAAGATCGACATCATCGACTACGCCGAGGATCCGGCCACCTTCGTCGGGAATGCCCTGAGCCCGTCGAAAGTTGTATCCGTCACGATCGTGGACCCGGAGGCGCGGGCGGCTCGCGTGGTGGTCCCGGACTTCCAGCTGTCGCTGGCGATCGGCAAGGAAGGCCAGAATGCGCGGCTGGCGGCTCGATTGACCGGCTGGCGCATCGACATTCGTTCCGACGCGTCCCCTGACGTGGCCGGATCGATGCGAACGGAGGCCCATCGGGGATGA
- a CDS encoding YlxR family protein produces the protein MITNQRAGCGDPDVAAVEWTQAQHESPVSLRSARVRASRPGPVRTCIGCRSRELAAELLRIVAQPSDQGGVAIVPDPRRRLPGRGAWLHPSSVCLSNAERRRAFGRALRVSGKLDISALEHYVENRHEHS, from the coding sequence TTGATAACCAATCAGAGGGCTGGATGCGGAGATCCGGACGTGGCAGCGGTAGAGTGGACACAGGCTCAGCACGAGTCACCGGTCTCCTTGCGCTCCGCGCGGGTTCGGGCATCCCGCCCAGGCCCCGTTCGGACCTGTATCGGATGTCGGAGTCGCGAGCTGGCCGCCGAGCTGTTGCGGATCGTGGCGCAGCCGTCCGACCAGGGCGGTGTTGCGATCGTTCCCGACCCGCGGCGCAGACTTCCCGGAAGGGGTGCGTGGTTGCACCCCTCTTCGGTCTGTCTGAGCAATGCAGAGCGGCGCCGAGCGTTCGGCAGAGCGCTACGAGTGTCCGGAAAACTGGATATCTCAGCCCTGGAGCACTACGTCGAGAACAGGCACGAGCACTCATGA